The following DNA comes from Methanobacterium alcaliphilum.
TTGAACGAGGGATGAAAAATAGTTTAGTGTTAAATAATAATCAATTGAAATTGAATAAAATCATTTAAAAAATGCTTAAATTTAATAAAATAATAAAAAAAAGAAAAAAAGAAGTTATTTATTCGTAGGCATATAGTAAAGCCAGGGCTCTGTATACAAACAGGTTCATGTATGGGTAAATTACAATTAAAGTAATTATGAAACCTAGTATTGGGATTATTTGAATCAGACCGCCTATGAATGCTATTATCATGGCAATAATCATCACTACTACATACCAAATTATGTAGTCCACCCATCCAATTTTTGAGATTACTTCTAATATCTCACTGAATCGGAAAGCTGCTCCCAGTTCACTGTCATAATAGGCCATGTTTGCTATAGCTATAGTTGCAATAAGGCCTAAAATGATTGCCACTATTGCCCCTATAATCATGGTTCCACCTAATAATCCGAATGCTGCGGTAGGGTCAGTCATACCTGTACCTGCCATAGCTGCGATTGATGCCCATGATCCTACTAATATTATCAATGCTGGAATTAAGAAATAAACGAACTGTACTACGAATACTTTTAGACCATCTACGAACATATCTCCCCATTCATCAAATTCAGGAAGTTCATCGGCTCCTGCTATTGAAGCTTTTAATGCTCTAAAAGTATATCCCATTACTAAAAAGATAGGTACGATTAAAAAGCTTACTAAAAACAACAATCCCAGAATAACTACTTTCTTCCAATCTGAGGACGGGTATCGAATTGCATCGTTTACGATTTCTCCAATATCCATATGTTGCACCTCCAAATAGTTGTTATCAATATATATTTTTTTGGCTTTCGCCACTTTTTATTATGTTTTTTTCAACATATAAACTAATTGATTGGTGCAAAAACACATTGAAGGATATTACTTATTTAATGGTGAGGGTGGTGTTTGTAGGACACTTAAAAATAGTAAATAATTACCTAAAAAACTTCAACTATTGAATTAGATTTAACAACACGCCCTCAATTTTATCCAAAGGGGCATCAGTTTTAATCGCTGTTGGACTGTAATGGGTCCTGGAAACATTAAATCCTTCATTTTCTAACAGTTCAATGGTTTTAATTAGAGAAGGTGCACTAATTTTAAGTTTTTTACAAATAACATGAATATCAAAGAATGTTGCAGGCATTTCAGATTCTTCCAAGCATTGGCCTAAAAGTTTTAAAGCTTTTTTTTCTTGATTAATCTCTTTAAATTCAGCTTGTTTAACCATACCTTTGATGAAATCCTTGTTTTGAATGCTGCCCAACCATAGAGGGCCACCGATAACTAATTTTTCACCACAGCAAGGGCATTTCTCAGCTATATGTGGTGCCGTTCCATTAATGGTTTTTCTGAAAAGACATTTCTTGCAATGCGCAATAAAACCAATATTTTTAAGTGATTCGTCTGTTTCTTTTGCACCTTTACCAATGTTAAAGTACAACCTCATGTAATGCTCGCTGCTGTGTGAAAATTGAACAGTAATCATTTTTTTATACTTAGCAAATGTCCGGGCAACAAACGCAGTAAGAATACGTATCCCATTTTCATGACAGTATTCTGTTTTTAGGGGCATGGAATTATATTTCCTGATGCATGGTTCTTTATATGTTCCACAAAGTGCTGATGTGTCTGTGGCAGTTATGCACAACATACTATTAGATTTAAGTGAATTAGCAGCTGATTCAATGAAAAATGAAGGTGTTCCAAATGGATCTATATCCACTACATCGAATTTTCCCCGGTTTTTCCTGAGAACTAGATTAGCATCATCTTGTGAAACTTCCAGATCATTGATTTCATTCAATTCTGCATTTTCTTGAGTGTACTTGATAGCCAGGGGACTTATATCATTAACCACAATTCTAGAAGTTCCTTCAATTTCTTTAGAGTATCTAATGCCTCTGATCCCACTGCCTCCAAAAGCATCACAGATATTTATGTCCTCTCCAATTACATCCTGGAATTCTTGCAGGGCTAGAATAGACAGATCTCTATTTAGTTCCATAGCAGGATTATAAAATACAGGGGCTTTAGCAGAAACCTTTTCAAATTCAGGAACTTTAATCTGGGTCAAACCTTCCTTAATTAGTTTTATATTCATTTACACCACTTATTATAAAAAATTATATTAATAATATCAAATAATTACTATACTTCTATCAATAGTATTTTATGGATATTAGTATCATGGGGAGTTAATTATGTCTAACATACCATTTTTAGATAGTGCACATCATGGTAAAAATAGCTGGTGGAGATATTTAATAACTATTATTTTAACACTTGCGGTGGCTCCAGTAGTTGCTGGAGCCATAATCGGATTTTTACTAGCATTGGTTATAATGTTTTTCAGCCAAAATATGGATGTTTCGATATTATTATATCAATTATCTAGTACAGATGCATTAATGAATTCACCGCTGCTTTTTTTGGTTCTTGTGGCCATTGCTTATGCGCTGGCATTTTTTTTCCTTTATCTTGCATTGAGAGTTTTACATAAAAGAGAATTTATTTCTATTATAAATATCTACAAAAAGGTTCGATGGAATAAAATAATAAAGGGAGCTGGGCTCTGGTTTTTTTTAATGGTAATCGCAGATCTGATATCTTATTTGATTGCTCCTGGCGATTTTATAATAAATTTCAATCCTCAAAATTTTGTTTTATTGGCAATTATTGCTCTTATAGCATTCCCCATCCAAGCGTCTCTTGAAGAATTAGTTTTCAGGGGTTATATTATGCAGGGCATAGGTTTATTATTTAAAAAACCTTTCTCGGTGGTTATTGTAAGTGCTATTTGTTTTGCAGTATTGCACTGGTTTAATGGATCTAATTTAACTATGAGTGCGTCCATAACAGGCGGTGCATTTATTATAGGGATTATGTTAGGAATTATTACCTTAGCAGATAATGGAATAGAACTGGCAGTGGGTATCCATATCATAAACAACCTTTACGTTAGTGTAATTCATAGTGCCCCTGAATCTGGTCTGGGTAGTTTACCTTCTCTGATTGTGAGTCCAATGGACCCATATACTTCTCCTTTTTCTTTAATCATTCTATCTGCGGTGGTAATTTTTGTATTATTTAGACACCGTAAAGATGATTTAAGAAGAGTTTTTTATTGATCAGTTATTCATTTCTTATTTTTGCATGGAAAAATCATAAAACTGAAAGATATATAATGTTCCTGAAAAAAATTACCTACAGAGTTGGTAAGGGGTTAAAATGAATCAAAAAATTAAAATAATCGCAATTTTCTTTTTAGGTCTTTTCATTAGTTTTAATATGATTGAAATGTCCCACGCAGTTAAAATTGATATAATTAATTCAAATACTGGTGGGGATGTTACAAAAAATAAATTAATCAAAAAATATATTCCAAAAACAAATATAACTAACCAAGTTGTGGAAGCTGCTAAAAAAGGAACTCCTATGGTAACTTTTGGAAATGGTAAAGGTCCAAGAGTTTTAATTGTGGCAGGAGTTCATGGAAATGAACTTCCATCTCAGATTGCTGCCGTTAAACTGATTAATTATCTGCAGGGGAAAAAAATTCGTGGAACGGTTTATATCATTCCCTTTGCTATTCCATCAAATACAGCTAAAACAAAAAGGTACTGGAAAGGAAGAAGTCCCAATGCCATTGCCCAGTATTCTGGGACTCCTACTAACAAGATAGTGAAACTAGCTAAAAAATTAAAGATCGATGCTATGGGGGACTTCCACTGCACTCGCCCAATAGGTTACCCGGGTAAGAGTGCAATTCTTTATACCAAATATCCAGAATATCAAAGCTATAAAATGGCTAAGTATATGAGTAAAAAATCTAAATCTGCACTTAAAGGATATAAGAAGGCAGGATTTTATTTCAAAGGTGCTTTAGAAGATGTTTGCAATCTCAATGGTGTTCCATCAGTCACAGCTGAGGCTCTATCGTGGCACGGAACTGTAAAAAAAGGTAGTGTGACAAAATCATTTTCTCAGATGAATGCACTCTTGAAATATAAAAAAGTTATTTAATGGTTTAAACAGCATATTTTTCCCAAATAACTCTATTTTTTTATATTCGCCGCTTAAAAATACTTTAAAAACAATTTAAATCAATATGGATATATGGTTAAAATAACCCAATATTAAATTAATATACTATAATCAACTAAGTATTTTATCGAAAAAGTTTCACATTATTGCTTATTTATATGTAAATAATTTTTAAACCAGGTGTAGAAATGATACCTATTGCTAATCCAATCATCGAAGACGAAGAGATCCAGGAAGTTGTAGAAGTCTTAAAATCAGGATTTATTGCCCAGGGACCAAAAGTTGCTGAATTTGAAGAAAAATTTGCAGAATATGTGGGAACAAAATATGCTGTGGCCACCAGTTCTGGAACAACAGCTTTACATATTGCACTTTTAGCTGCAGGGGTAGGTGAAGGGGACGAGGTTATTACCACTCCATTTAGCTTCGCAGCCACTGGAAATGCAGCTCTTTATGTTAATGCCAAACCTGTTTTTGTGGATATTGATCCTGATACTTACAATTTAGATCCTTCTCTAATTGAAGCCGCTATTACTCCTAAAACCAGGGCTATAATGCCTGTTCATCTTTATGGCCAAGCGGCAGATATGGGGTCTATTATGGAAATCGCAAGAAAACATGATCTTACTGTAATTGAAGATGCTGCTCAAGCGCATGGGGCAATGTATAAGGATAAAAAAGCCGGATCTCTGGGAGATATGGCCTGTTTTAGTTTTTATCCAACAAAAAATATGACCACCAGTGAGGGTGGAATTATAACTACTAATAATAAAGAATTCGCTGACAACTGCCGGATAATACGGGCCCACGGAGAAAAAGAAAGATACAAACATGTTGTTTTGGGGTATAATTTTAGAATGACTGATATTGCTGCGGCTATTGGTATAGCCCAGCTAAAAAAATTGGATAAATTCAATAAAAAACGGATTGAGAATGCAGAATACTTGACTGAACACATAAAGGAAATTGAAGGAATAAAACCGCCTTATGTAAGTCCGGATGTCCAGCACGTTTTCCACCAATACACTATCCGTGTGGAGAATGGTTCGCGTGACCAGTGGATCGCATTTTTAAATGAAAATGGTGTGGGAACCGGTATACATTATCCTATCCCCATCTACAAACAGGAACTATATCAATCACTGGGATACAGTGATGAATGTGTGGAATCTGAAAAAGCAGCTAATGAAGTAATTTCCCTACCTGTACATCCCAGATTAAATGTTGATGACTTGGAGAAGATAGTTCAAACTCTGGAAGATGCTAGCCGGAACTTTTTATAATTCATTCAACAATGAATTAACTATTTTTATTTATTTAAAATATCAATGCTATTTTTATGCTGGGAATTAGATTAATAGTTTATATTAATCTATGTTTTATAAAATAAAACGATAATAGTTAATTTTTAAAATTAAAAATAGGTAAATCCTTTTTTCAAGTACAATATTCTAATTAAATAATTCAATATCGCACATTACTTAAATCTTGTTTTTCACCGAAGAAACTTTATCCTGCAGTGTCCTATCTGCATCTCTTCTGTCATCTATCTTGATGCTGGTAGAGACTCTATCTGCACCTTTAGCAAAAACCGCCTCATGGGCGACTTGAATGGCTGCAAATAGCTCTGGTGGATTGTTAGCTTCTATTTGGGTCCCCATTCCAGATAATTGGTATTGGATGCCTATTTTATCCAGGGCAGAAACTGCTGCCGCAACATATTCACTTAAACTGGTACTGTCAGTTCCAATGGGGATTATGGTCAGTTCTGCAGTTATCATAATATTTTTATATGTACTGCAAATTATATAATTTTTATGAAAACCCTCCAGAAATGTGAATTCAACTCAAAAATTCAACAAAGGGTTGAAAAAATTATAAATGACTATAAATTAATCCAAGAAGATGATTTAATAGCAGTGGCATTATCTGGTGGAAAAGACAGTGTTTTGACTTTACATTTGCTTAAAAAATTCCAGGAAAAAATGGATTTTGACATGCTGGCTATTGCGGTCGATGAAGGGATTAAAGGATATCGTGGCCATGGAATGGATGCTGCAGAGAAAAATGCAAAGATATTAGGGGTGGAATTAATATCTAAGTCTTTTGAAAGTGAAATGGGGTTCACGTTAGATGATACATATTCTCTCTTTAAAAGTGCCTGTATTCCCTGTGGTGTTTTTAGAAGGCATATTCTAAATAAAACTGCTTATGAAATTGGAGCATCCAAAATAGCCACGGGCCACAATTTAGATGATGAAATACAGTCTTTTTTAATGAGTTTTGCCCGCGCTGATGTGATTAAATTTTCTAAATTCGGCCCTAGACTGGAAACTATTCACCCTAAACTCATACCTCGAATTAAGCCGCTATGGAATACCCCGGAAAAAGAAGTGGGTATCTGGGCGGTTATGAATGATATAGATGTTCATCTTGATGAGTGTCCTTATTCCAAGTTATCTCTCAGAGCTAAGACTAAAGATTTTCTAAATAGGGCTGAATCAAAAAGACCAGGTACAAAAAAAGCAATAATGGATTCGTTTATTAAATCACTGGATATTGAAAAATCAGCTGTTAAATTAAATGAATGTGAAAAATGTGGAGAACCGTGTTCGTCTCAAATATGCAAGGCCTGTGAGATGAAAGAGATTATTAAGAATAATATTTATTAAAATTATTTTTCATTGGATTTAGCATAATATATTTACTATAATCTATCTTTTTTTAGGAATCTTATCTGCAGTTGTGAATCCAGATCCTCCGTATTTTTCTTCCTGTAGTTCACGGACCATATCCGATGCTTCTTGAAAATTGGAGGCTTCTTTAAATATCCTGCGACTTTTAACCTTTATGCTCTTACCACAGACGCATTTTCTCGTTTCCACTCCTTCTTTGGCATACATAGCCCTACCACAGTCGCACCGGAAAATTAGATACATTTTAATCCTCTTTTATTATTTTGTTAGTTATCTTCTAAATACTGGAATATCGTTTTTATCTAATTCCAGCCCATTAATTTTCCAAAGAGCGGGAGGATTACTTGAGGTATGGTGATAAATGTTCCTATACTGCAGCCGATATTGGCTCCCAGCACCACCATCAATACTCTAAACAAGTTATTACCCCATAAATCTCTGAAACTTTCACACTTAGTAAAATCAGATAAGTCTTTGTAACCCACGTGTCTTAATTTAGCTTCAACCAGCCCTGCAAACCATCCTGCTGCTAAAAGTGGATGTATGGCAGTTATGGGGGCCACTAAAAAAGCTACTATTGCTGAAGGGATTTTAGAACCAAATAATAAGGATCCTATGAATGCTAATCCTCCTGTCAACAGAATGTATTCTAGTAACCCTCCCTGTATACTGATCCCATTAAGAAATGCTAAAAAAAAAATTCCAATGAATAGTGCGGGAATTAAAAGCATCAATACTTTTCCCAGACTCACTCTGGATTTTTCAAGGTTTAGTAACTCGTGTAGAGGTGGAATTTCTTCGG
Coding sequences within:
- a CDS encoding DUF4013 domain-containing protein — its product is MDIGEIVNDAIRYPSSDWKKVVILGLLFLVSFLIVPIFLVMGYTFRALKASIAGADELPEFDEWGDMFVDGLKVFVVQFVYFLIPALIILVGSWASIAAMAGTGMTDPTAAFGLLGGTMIIGAIVAIILGLIATIAIANMAYYDSELGAAFRFSEILEVISKIGWVDYIIWYVVVMIIAMIIAFIGGLIQIIPILGFIITLIVIYPYMNLFVYRALALLYAYE
- a CDS encoding tRNA (guanine(10)-N(2))-dimethyltransferase, whose product is MNIKLIKEGLTQIKVPEFEKVSAKAPVFYNPAMELNRDLSILALQEFQDVIGEDINICDAFGGSGIRGIRYSKEIEGTSRIVVNDISPLAIKYTQENAELNEINDLEVSQDDANLVLRKNRGKFDVVDIDPFGTPSFFIESAANSLKSNSMLCITATDTSALCGTYKEPCIRKYNSMPLKTEYCHENGIRILTAFVARTFAKYKKMITVQFSHSSEHYMRLYFNIGKGAKETDESLKNIGFIAHCKKCLFRKTINGTAPHIAEKCPCCGEKLVIGGPLWLGSIQNKDFIKGMVKQAEFKEINQEKKALKLLGQCLEESEMPATFFDIHVICKKLKISAPSLIKTIELLENEGFNVSRTHYSPTAIKTDAPLDKIEGVLLNLIQ
- a CDS encoding CPBP family intramembrane glutamic endopeptidase, whose protein sequence is MSNIPFLDSAHHGKNSWWRYLITIILTLAVAPVVAGAIIGFLLALVIMFFSQNMDVSILLYQLSSTDALMNSPLLFLVLVAIAYALAFFFLYLALRVLHKREFISIINIYKKVRWNKIIKGAGLWFFLMVIADLISYLIAPGDFIINFNPQNFVLLAIIALIAFPIQASLEELVFRGYIMQGIGLLFKKPFSVVIVSAICFAVLHWFNGSNLTMSASITGGAFIIGIMLGIITLADNGIELAVGIHIINNLYVSVIHSAPESGLGSLPSLIVSPMDPYTSPFSLIILSAVVIFVLFRHRKDDLRRVFY
- a CDS encoding succinylglutamate desuccinylase/aspartoacylase domain-containing protein, whose product is MNQKIKIIAIFFLGLFISFNMIEMSHAVKIDIINSNTGGDVTKNKLIKKYIPKTNITNQVVEAAKKGTPMVTFGNGKGPRVLIVAGVHGNELPSQIAAVKLINYLQGKKIRGTVYIIPFAIPSNTAKTKRYWKGRSPNAIAQYSGTPTNKIVKLAKKLKIDAMGDFHCTRPIGYPGKSAILYTKYPEYQSYKMAKYMSKKSKSALKGYKKAGFYFKGALEDVCNLNGVPSVTAEALSWHGTVKKGSVTKSFSQMNALLKYKKVI
- a CDS encoding DegT/DnrJ/EryC1/StrS family aminotransferase, whose amino-acid sequence is MIPIANPIIEDEEIQEVVEVLKSGFIAQGPKVAEFEEKFAEYVGTKYAVATSSGTTALHIALLAAGVGEGDEVITTPFSFAATGNAALYVNAKPVFVDIDPDTYNLDPSLIEAAITPKTRAIMPVHLYGQAADMGSIMEIARKHDLTVIEDAAQAHGAMYKDKKAGSLGDMACFSFYPTKNMTTSEGGIITTNNKEFADNCRIIRAHGEKERYKHVVLGYNFRMTDIAAAIGIAQLKKLDKFNKKRIENAEYLTEHIKEIEGIKPPYVSPDVQHVFHQYTIRVENGSRDQWIAFLNENGVGTGIHYPIPIYKQELYQSLGYSDECVESEKAANEVISLPVHPRLNVDDLEKIVQTLEDASRNFL
- a CDS encoding MTH1187 family thiamine-binding protein: MITAELTIIPIGTDSTSLSEYVAAAVSALDKIGIQYQLSGMGTQIEANNPPELFAAIQVAHEAVFAKGADRVSTSIKIDDRRDADRTLQDKVSSVKNKI
- a CDS encoding TIGR00269 family protein, coding for MKTLQKCEFNSKIQQRVEKIINDYKLIQEDDLIAVALSGGKDSVLTLHLLKKFQEKMDFDMLAIAVDEGIKGYRGHGMDAAEKNAKILGVELISKSFESEMGFTLDDTYSLFKSACIPCGVFRRHILNKTAYEIGASKIATGHNLDDEIQSFLMSFARADVIKFSKFGPRLETIHPKLIPRIKPLWNTPEKEVGIWAVMNDIDVHLDECPYSKLSLRAKTKDFLNRAESKRPGTKKAIMDSFIKSLDIEKSAVKLNECEKCGEPCSSQICKACEMKEIIKNNIY
- a CDS encoding DUF1922 domain-containing protein, whose amino-acid sequence is MYLIFRCDCGRAMYAKEGVETRKCVCGKSIKVKSRRIFKEASNFQEASDMVRELQEEKYGGSGFTTADKIPKKR